A window of Akkermansiaceae bacterium genomic DNA:
TGGCATGGGAAGTGAGAATAGTTGCCGAACAAGGCGCTTCATCCGACCGTTAACCGTCCCACAGTTTGCAGCAGGGGAAAGGTATCGACCATTTCAGGTTTGCGGCGGTTGACTCACCGGCGGTTGAGCTCTACGTTCGCTAATAATAAGAAAATGCCCCGCATATTACGAATTTCAGTTGTCGACCCCGATCCCGATTATCTAGGTATCGAGATTTACGCAGCGAGTGAGCGTTATGCTGGTTCGACTAGGATATACACTAGTGAGGATGAGTTGAGCGAGTTCGGTCGTGTGATAGAGGGCTTTCCCTCGGCTGCGAGTGATACGCGAAACTACGTTTTGGGAACGGAAGAAGATGGTTTTGCTGGAGGATACATCGAGTTCCGATTTTACTGTACAGATGGAGCTGGTCACGCTGCCATTGGCATTAGAATGACAGATGATATGAATCGCAATTACACGGAAGCGTCAGCCTCATTTTCATTTGCAGTTACTCCAGCTGAGATCGATACGTTTGTGGCTGGTTTGATGCGAGTAGCAGCAGCTCGATCTGGTTGCGTTGAACTCGAATAATCTAAGCGAACAAGGCGCTTCATCCGACCGTTAACCGTCCCGCAGTTTGCTGCGAGTCAGAGGTATCGACCATTTTCGGTTTGCGGCGGTTGACCCACCGGCGGTTGAGCTCTACGTTCGCCAATAATAATAATTTTCTGAGGTTGGCGGTTCTCGATGCACCATGATGGAAGGTTCCGTTGATGATCTCAGGTTGCTTGATCCGTTGCTGATGTCTTGAACGGCATCATCGTGCAGGGCACAGGTTCCGGCGGATGAGATTCCCCAGGTGTTACTTTTTGGGCGCAAGGGCGTGGTTCGTGCAAGGGTTTCGCAAGATACTGGCACATCGCGTCGATTCACTAAGCGCGGCTTCCTCCGGTGCCAGAAACTTGCTGTCGGCGGTTCTTGGCGGGGTTGCGAGAGATCCAGCACGATGCGATCACGAGTCGGCACATCCTGACTATTCAGAATCGCCGTCGAACAAGGCGCTTCATCCGACCGTTAACCGTCCCACAGTTTGCAGCGAGTGAGAGGTATTGACCACTTCAGGTTTTCGACGGTTGACCCACCGGCGGTTGAGCTCTACGTTCGATAATAATAATTCGGATTCTACGCATTCAGGATCTCCGGTGGGACATACAAGGGTTTTCGTCGTGATGTTCGGCACCCGATTTGGCGAGTTCAGTATCGCTGACTCACATCACCACGGGATCGCTGATGACCTGAAGTGACATTTGATAATCTCCTCGATGGAACACGCAAGGGTTTAGCCTGGCTGCTCTCCGGGAAGATCCTTCGTTCCTCAGGAACATCCCTGCGATTGCCAGGCGGAGCGAAAGAGGTGTTTGGTAGATCACGATTCATGGCCGCGCAACGCTGATGGACACATCTAATGGTTCTGGATCTTCGTTACCCTCGGCAGTTTAAAGGCGCATTGATCTGTGTAGATCGAACAAGGCGATGCATCCGACCCGTTACCGGTTAATAGTCGGGCATCTGTTTCGGAGCGTATATCTGTTTTCGGTATTTTAACATTGTTCGTAGGCGGTTGATCTTTACGTTCGCCAATAATAAGAATTGAGTCTCCGTGTTCATCATCCCGCTCAGTCGCTTTCAAGAGCCGGCTATCATCGTTCGTTCGCGCACATCGATCAGGATTGAGACGATTTTCACCTTGGTTCGTTTCCAGGCGGTCACCTGACAGAGTGCTGGACTATTCCGAATCGGCACATCCTGACTATTCAGAATAGCCGTCGAACAAGGCGCTTCATCCGACCGTTAACCGTCCCGCAGTTTGCAGCAGGGGAGAGGTATCGACCATTTCAGGTTTGCGGCGGTTGACTCACCGGCGGTTGAGCTCTACGTTCGGCCATAATAAGAATGCATGCATTGTGTTGCGTGTTGCCGCGTTGGTTAGATGAATGGGTTATTGGTTGATCATCGTCATCAGGTTCGATGCCGGATGTTCCTGCTGCCGCGCTCGCTCTACCTTGATCCATCGATGTCGGTTTATAGATTGAGGGTGGTTTGATCCATGTTGCCCATCGGTTTTCTCCGTGATCGTTGCTCTGGTGTTTCCGGCTTCGGTCGACATGCCAGGCTAACGCACATGGCTAGATACGGTCGGTGTTAATGGTTGGACATCGGTTTCAGGCGCTGGTATGGGAAGTGAGAATAGTTGCCGAACAAGGCGCTTCATCCGACCGTTAACCGCCCCACAGTTTGCCGCGGGTGAGAGGTATCGACCATTCTTGATTTTCGACTGTTGACCCACCGGCGGTTGAGCTCTACGTTCGGCCATAATAAGAATGCACGCATTGTGTTGCATGTTGTCGCGTTGGTTAGATGAATGGGTTATTGGTTGATCATGGTCATCAGGTTCGATGCCGGATGTTCCTGCTGCCGCGCTCGCTCTACCTTGATCCATCGATGTCGGTTTATAGTTTGAGGGTGGTTTGATCCATGTTGCCCATCGGTTCTCTCCGTGATCGTTGCTCTGGTGTTTCCGGCTTCGGTCGACATGCCAGGCTAACGAACATGGCTAGATACGGTCGGTGTTAATGGTTGGACATCGGTTTGAGGTGCTGGTGATGGGTTATGAGAATAGTTGCCGAACAAGGCGCTTCATCCGACCGTTAACCGTCCGAGAGTTTGCGACGGGCGGCTTGCTGATGACCGTTTTTGGTTTGCGGCGGTTGACTCGGCGGCGGTTGAGCTCTACGTTAGCCAATAATATGAAGACATCCATCATCGACCTCATCAGGGAGCGGCAGCACGTCAGCTTCCTTGAACTGACACATGCCATTCCGGGCTTCTCCGGTGACATCACCATGGTTCACGGCGACGACCCGAACATTATTCTTTGGCATTCCCTTTCTAAAGATGCTTATGAAGCACTCACGGCTCTCCTCTACGCTGGCGAGATATTCGTCCATCCCACTAACTCGCTGCTTTATACTATTGATGGCGGCACCATCGATCTTCCTGTAATCAAGAGACCCCCGAGCGGTGGATATAAGACACCCCACTGGTATCCTGTCACTTTTTGCGATTACCCCTTCGATCCCGATAAGGCCGGCAAGAGCAAGTAATCCACCCCTTCTCCTTCGCATCCCATCATCCTGCTCAACAATAAGGCTAACAAGTCGCTGCATCCGACCGCTAACCGCTTCATGGTTTGTTTCGTTATTTGGTGTAGTCATATTTTTATGTTGTTGTGCCGTCACTCGGGCGGCGGTTGAGCTATACGTTCGCCAATAATAAGAATTGAGTCTCCGTGTTCATCATCCCGCTCAGTCGCTTTCAAGAGCCGGCTATCATCGTTCGTTCGCGCACATCGATCAGGATTGAGACGATTTTCACCTTGGTTCGTTTCCAGGCGGTCACCTGACAGAGTGCTGGACTATTCCGAATCGGCACATCCTGACTATTCAGAATAGCCGTCGAACAAGGCGCTTCATCCGACCGTTAACCGTCCCGCAGTTTGCAGCAGGGGAGAGGTATCGACCATTTCAGGTTTGCGGCGGTTGACTCACCGGCGGTTGAGCTCTACGTTCGGCAATAATAATAAAGACATGATGCGACATGAATAACCCTGTAATCTTAGGTAGTTTTGCATATGCGTGTCTCTGTGGTGCCATTTTAGTACCGATGCTTTTGGTTTTCCGCAAGAGGGCATACTGGAATGCTGTATTTTGGTGTTGGTTCTTAGTTGTAGCTGTTGGTGTATTGTCGGTTTGTGATTTAGCGCTTGGTGGCTCGAATTTGAATTGGGGCGGATTGCCTACTTCAACGTATGTCAGAATGATCGGAGTTGGCGCAGTGATAGCTGGTATTTTTTGCCCGATGTATTGTGGTTTTCTTGTAATAGCTAGAAACACTTTTACGGGGTTTCGGTCTGGATACAAAAATGCGGCCGAACAAGACGGTGCATCCGACCGTTAACCGTTCGTAGTCGAGAGACGTTTTACAGTTGAAACCATTTTAGATTTTCGACCGTTGACCCACCGGCGGTTGACCTCTACGTTGGCTGAAAAAAAATTACCCGTCGAAGCATCCGCACGGTATTGGTGATTCATCGTTCGCGTCGAGGTAGTCCCATAGCTTCCCCTGCGACTCGTCCTCGGCGTCCACATTCTCCCAACGGAGAGACTGCCCGCCTAGTCCGCGACCGGGGCTTTTGAGGATCGCGTTGCTTTCTATTTTCAAGGCTCGGGCGAATAAGTCGGGGTGCTCACGCTTGAGCTTGAGGATTTCGCCGCGCTTCATCGCCGGGCAGAAGTAACACGCGCTTTTTCCCGGCTGCGTGAGTCCGTGGCGGGCAATGGCTTCGATACATTCTTGCCGTCTCCATCCCCATTCGACCAGCGGGTACCAGAACCGCTCGATGCGGCCTTTGGCATGGACTTGGTGACCTTTAGTTATCTGGCGATGGCTTTCACCTGCGTCATAGCCGATGGCTTTCACGCATTCCGTTTCTCCGCGAGCATCCATGAATCGAATCATATATTCCGTCTGCGGTTGCACCTTGTATTTCATGGAGCACGATTTACGTCCGTAGGCGAGACTCGGGAGCATCTTCTTTCGTATGCAGTTTCCTTCCAGCCCCTCGAATTTGCCTTGATAGTTCTTCCTAACGGTCTCGATCCCAACGCCCCAC
This region includes:
- a CDS encoding phosphoadenosine phosphosulfate reductase, which translates into the protein MKNDHIPDTRKKVADSKRLAVGCFDLLAVAFGGGTNSTAMLCGFRERGIKPDLILFADTGGELPETYEHVMEMDTQCRIWWGVGIETVRKNYQGKFEGLEGNCIRKKMLPSLAYGRKSCSMKYKVQPQTEYMIRFMDARGETECVKAIGYDAGESHRQITKGHQVHAKGRIERFWYPLVEWGWRRQECIEAIARHGLTQPGKSACYFCPAMKRGEILKLKREHPDLFARALKIESNAILKSPGRGLGGQSLRWENVDAEDESQGKLWDYLDANDESPIPCGCFDG